The following proteins come from a genomic window of Gossypium raimondii isolate GPD5lz chromosome 5, ASM2569854v1, whole genome shotgun sequence:
- the LOC105770794 gene encoding glucosamine inositolphosphorylceramide transferase 1, whose protein sequence is MVVAGGGDNGGGGGNCCMKWWQHNRNHYYHQHHYNHNSNSSGNSNSASGGGGGGGRMVAAGFVFCLVCFVINGLIAVLYGWLILTPPVSLNERKGLPWLGCQEDNEGSWAIGVFFGQSPFSLKPIETTEIWRNESAAWPVANPVITCASASDSGFPSNFVADPFLYVQGDVFYLFYETKNSFTMQGDIGVAKSIDKGATWQQLGIALDEEWHLSYPYVFNYLGQVYMMPESSQKGELRLYRVTNFPLEWELDRVIMKKPLIDSFIIDHNGEYWLFGSEHNSFGTTNGRLEIWYSNSPLGPWKPHKKNPIYNTYRNFGARNGGRPFRYNGNLYRIGQDCGETYGRRVRIFKVEVLSRVDYKEVEVPFPFEESSKGRNAWNGARYHHLDVQQLKSGEWVGVMDGDRVPSGDSVHRFLLGCASVAAVSGLILFLGVLLGAVNCIIPLNWCADYSGKRSDTLIAWERANVFSSKLRRVFSRLNRVPSFLRSWIKPNTFAGRSVLTLIFALGVVLSCTGVTFIYGGSGAEEPYSWKGQFSQFTLLTMTYDARLWNLKMFVNHYSRCASVKEILVVWNKGIPPKVSDLNSAVPVRIRVEDLNSLNNRFKVDPLIKTRAVLELDDDIMMPCDDVERGFMLWRQHPDRIVGFYPRYVDGSRLEYSGEKYARKNKGYNMILTGAAFMDSQVAFERYWSEQAKPGREVVDKYFNCEDVLMNFLYANASSSKTVEYVRPAWAIDTSKLSSAAISRDTNVHYKIRSECLRKFSDMYGSMSGRRWEFDSRKDRWDV, encoded by the exons ATGGTGGTTGCTGGAGGCGGTGACAACGGCGGTGGTGGAGGAAACTGCTGCATGAAGTGGTGGCAGCATAACCGTAATCATTATTATCACCAACACCACTACAATCATAATAGCAATTCTAGTGGGAATAGTAACAGTGCTAGTGGTGGCGGTGGCGGCGGTGGTAGGATGGTAGCAGCGGGGTTCGTATTTTGTTTGGTTTGCTTTGTTATAAATGGGTTGATCGCTGTTCTATATGGGTGGCTGATTTTAACGCCGCCGGTCAGTTTAAATGAACGTAAGGGTTTGCCTTGGCTTGGTTGTCAAGAAGATAATGAAGGGTCTTGGGCTATTGGTGTTTTTTTTGGACAGTCGCCATTCTCTCTCAAACCCATTGAAACT ACTGAAATATGGAGAAATGAGAGTGCAGCATGGCCGGTAGCTAACCCAGTTATAACCTGTGCTTCAGCTTCTGATTCTGGTTTCCCTAGTAATTTTGTGGCTGATCCTTTTCTTTATGTTCAG GGAGAtgtattttacctattttatgaAACGAAGAACTCATTCACCATGCAAGGGGATATAGGAGTCGCAAAAAGTATCGATAAGGGAGCAACATGGCAACAACTGGGCATAGCCTTGGACGAGGAATGGCATCTTTCATACCCTTATGTCTTTAACTATCTTGGCCAA GTATACATGATGCCCGAAAGCAGTCAGAAAGGAGAACTTCGTCTTTATCGAGTAACAAACTTTCCATTGGAGTGGGAACTTGATCGGGTTATCATGAAGAAGCCCCTTATTGATTCATTTATTATTGATCACAATGGAGAGTATTGGCTTTTTGGCTCAGAACACAACTCTTTTGGAACAACGAATGGACGGTTGGAAATTTGGTATAGCAACTCTCCTCTTGGTCCTTGGAAACCGCACAAGAAGAACCCTATTTATAATACTTACAGAAACTTTGGGGCTCGTAATGGGGGTCGGCCATTTAGGTACAATGGAAATCTTTATCGGATTGGTCAGGACTGTGGTGAAACGTATGGGCGACGGGTGCGAATATTCAAGGTTGAAGTTCTTTCAAGGGTTGATTACAAGGAAGTTGAAGTCCCGTTTCCCTTTGAAGAGTCCAGTAAGGGACGGAATGCTTGGAATGGTGCCCGGTACCATCATCTTGATGTACAGCAGCTAAAGTCTGGTGAATGGGTTGGGGTTATGGATGGTGACCGAGTACCTTCAGGAGACTCAGTCCATCGTTTTCTTCTTGGATGTGCTTCAGTTGCAGCGGTTTCTGGCCTCATTCTGTTCTTAGGTGTCCTACTAGGAGCAGTGAACTGCATTATCCCCCTTAACTGGTGTGCTGATTACTCAGGGAAGAGAAGTGATACTCTTATTGCTTGGGAAAGAGCAAATGTATTTTCTTCGAAATTGAGGCGGGTTTTCAGCCGCTTAAATCGAGTACCTTCATTTCTGCGAAGCTGGATAAAGCCAAACACCTTTGCTGGAAGATCAGTTTTGACACTGATATTTGCTTTAGGAGTTGTGCTGTCTTGCACAGGTGTTACATTCATCTACGGAGGCAGTGGTGCAGAAGAACCATACTCATGGAAGGGTCAGTTTTCTCAGTTTACGTTATTAACGATGACTTACGATGCTCGTCTCTggaatttgaaaatgtttgtgAATCATTATTCGAGGTGCGCTTCGGTAAAAGAAATCCTTGTGGTCTGGAACAAAGGGATACCGCCTAAGGTGAGTGATCTCAATTCAGCAGTGCCTGTTCGGATCAGGGTTGAGGATCTGAACTCCCTCAATAATAGATTCAAGGTCGATCCATTGATTAAGACTCGTGCTGTTCTTGAGCTTGATGATGATATAATGATGCCTTGTGATGATGTTGAGCGGGGATTTATGTTGTGGCGTCAACATCCCGATAGGATTGTGGGATTCTACCCTCGGTATGTTGACGGGAGCCGATTGGAGTATAGTGGTGAGAAGTATGCCAGAAAAAATAAAGGGTATAATATGATTCTTACAGGGGCTGCTTTCATGGATAGTCAAGTAGCCTTTGAACGGTATTGGAGTGAGCAAGCTAAGCCGGGGAGGGAAGTAGTCGACAAGTATTTCAACTGCGAGGATGTGTTAATGAACTTCTTATACGCAAATGCAAGCTCGTCTAAAACCGTTGAATACGTGAGACCTGCTTGGGCAATAGATACGTCAAAACTTTCCAGTGCAGCAATCAGCCGAGACACAAATGTGCATTACAAAATAAGAAGTGAATGCCTTAGGAAATTCAGTGATATGTATGGTAGTATGAGTGGCCGGCGGTGGGAGTTCGATTCCCGGAAGGATCGTTGGGATGTATAG